In Larimichthys crocea isolate SSNF chromosome VI, L_crocea_2.0, whole genome shotgun sequence, one genomic interval encodes:
- the arhgef3 gene encoding rho guanine nucleotide exchange factor 3 isoform X1, with the protein MVMGQSPLCLLVHQFKSGCSVDFGKGNNNMGKQVEEPSTKRSKLVSRVTSLASLLPPVKTAPLKRIGQTLQRSISFRNVSQMERAAHPPLSSSTMKTRVISATVSNPSSSSSVTATRVSTATAPAAKRRDSKLWSETFDVRLGATQPLSPKEIKRQEAIFELAQGEQDLVEDLKLAKKAYHDPMLKLSIMTEQELNQIFGTLDSLIPLHEDLLSHLRDARKPDGSTEHVGHILADWLPCLSSYTPYCSNQVKAKALLDQKKQDRRVQDFLQRCRQSPFSRKLDLWNFLDIPRSRLVKYPLLLREILKHTPNDHPDRQHLDEAMLMVQSVVADINRRTGESECQYYKDRLLYSEDGQRDELIDRSKTLSCHGELKNNRGLKLHVFLFQDVLVITRSISLNDQPVSYQLCRQPIPIRQLDLEDLLDGEMRVGGSIRGAFSNNERTKNFFRVSHRAGGQLQSHCFQASDAFNKQQWINCIRQAKEAAALTGDQPPEMGQCLETGLGGQIGSLSETVCLTLCRDSGLEDEKVMWGEMETGLCLEGDGGVSREKDVGLGKEAARVMETGLGVDDGMGLDGETGLDGETKQTISETETGVEMQTGQGVCGEMEAEPGAIDGGGDKETLSGGDNDIPTSRMSSAQEEEEREVMEEEHTGAEEREEVGMDTGEVDSLQYEELTHRC; encoded by the exons GAGCCCAGCACCAAACGCAGTAAACTTGTATCCAGGGTGACGTCTCTGGCCAGCCTGCTGCCTCCCGTCAAGACTGCGCCGCTGAAAAGGATTGGACAAACTCTGCAG cgCTCCATCAGTTTTCGTAATGTGAGTCAGATGGAGAGAGCCgcccatcctcctctctcctcctcgacAATGAAGACACGTGTTATCTCAGCGACGGTTTCCaacccttcctcctcctcatctgtgACTGCGACACGGGTTTCTACGGCAACAGCCCCAGCTGCCAAGCGCCGTGACAGCAAGCTCTGGAGCGAGACGTTTGACGTCCGACTGGGAGCAACGCAACCTCTGAGCCCAAAAGAGATAAAACGACAAGAG gctATATTTGAGTTGGCTCAGGGTGAGCAGGACTTGGTGGAGGATCTGAAGTTGGCTAAgaag gCCTACCATGATCCAATGCTGAAGCTGTCAATCATGACTGAACAGGAGCTGAACCAGATCTTTGGTACTCTGGACTCACTGATACCTCTGCATGAAG ATCTACTGAGCCACCTCCGAGATGCCAGAAAACCTGACGGGTCCACAGAACATGTGGGACACATTCTGGCTGACTGG CTGCCCTGTCTCTCTTCCTACACTCCATACTGCAGTAACCAGGTGAAGGCCAAGGCCTTGTTGGACCAGAAGAAGCAGGATCGACGGGTCCAGGACTTCCTGCAGCGCTGTCGTCAGTCACCTTTTAGCAGAAAGTTGGACCTGTGGAACTTTCTGGACATCCCCCGCAGCCGACTGGTGAAATACCCACTGTTGCTCAGGGAGATCCTGAAGCACACGCCCAATGACCATCCGGACCGGCAGCACCTGGATGAGGCG ATGCTCATggttcagagtgtggtggcaGACATCAACAGGCGGACGGGGGAGTCTGAGTGTCAGTACTACAAGGACCGTCTGTTGTACTCGGAGGACGGGCAGAGGGACGAACTCATTGACCGGTCCAAAACTCTCAGCTGCCATGGAGAACTGAAGAACAACAGAGGACTC AAGCTCCACGTGTTTCTCTTCCAGGACGTCCTGGTTATCACCAGGTCCATCTCTCTCAATGACCAGCCAGTCAGTTATCAGCTCTGCCGCCAGCCAATCCCCATCCGGCAGCTGGACTTGGAGGACCTATTAGACGGAGAGATGAGAGTGGGCGGGTCCATCAGAGGAGCCTTCAGTAACAACGAGCGGA CAAAGAACTTCTTCCGGGTTTCGCACCGTGCTGGAGGTCAGCTGCAGAGCCACTGCTTCCAGGCCAGTGACGCCTTCAACAAACAGCAATGGATCAACTGCATCAGACAAGCCAAGGAAGCCGCAGCACTGACAGGAGACCAGCCACCAGAGATGGGACAATGTCTGGAGACGGGGCTGGGTGGACAGATAGGGTCGCTTAGTGAAACGGTTTGTCTGACTTTGTGCCGTGATTCAGGGCTTGAGGATGAAAAAGTGATGTGGGGGGAGATGGAAACAGGGCTGTGTTTGGAAGGAGACGGAGGtgtgagcagagagaaagatgtcGGCTTGGGTAAAGAGGCGGCTAGGGTGATGGAGACAGGTTTGGGTGTGGACGATGGGATGGGATTAGATGGAGAAACAGGGTTGGACGGTGAGACAAAGCAGACGATtagtgagacagagacaggtgtggAGATGCAGACAGGGCAGGGTGTATGTGGGGAGATGGAGGCAGAACCTGGAGCCATagatggaggaggagataaaGAGACTCTCAGCGGAGGTGATAATGACATTCCCACCTCCCGTATGTCCTCTGctcaagaggaggaggagagggaggtgatggaggaggagcatACAGGAgctgaggagagggaagaggtTGGTATGGACACCGGTGAGGTTGACTCACTCCAGTACGAGGAGCTGACCCACAGGTGCTGA
- the arhgef3 gene encoding rho guanine nucleotide exchange factor 3 isoform X2 — MMGCCLFVYYRKKRKQTSRDADSLSLCSLDINEPSTKRSKLVSRVTSLASLLPPVKTAPLKRIGQTLQRSISFRNVSQMERAAHPPLSSSTMKTRVISATVSNPSSSSSVTATRVSTATAPAAKRRDSKLWSETFDVRLGATQPLSPKEIKRQEAIFELAQGEQDLVEDLKLAKKAYHDPMLKLSIMTEQELNQIFGTLDSLIPLHEDLLSHLRDARKPDGSTEHVGHILADWLPCLSSYTPYCSNQVKAKALLDQKKQDRRVQDFLQRCRQSPFSRKLDLWNFLDIPRSRLVKYPLLLREILKHTPNDHPDRQHLDEAMLMVQSVVADINRRTGESECQYYKDRLLYSEDGQRDELIDRSKTLSCHGELKNNRGLKLHVFLFQDVLVITRSISLNDQPVSYQLCRQPIPIRQLDLEDLLDGEMRVGGSIRGAFSNNERTKNFFRVSHRAGGQLQSHCFQASDAFNKQQWINCIRQAKEAAALTGDQPPEMGQCLETGLGGQIGSLSETVCLTLCRDSGLEDEKVMWGEMETGLCLEGDGGVSREKDVGLGKEAARVMETGLGVDDGMGLDGETGLDGETKQTISETETGVEMQTGQGVCGEMEAEPGAIDGGGDKETLSGGDNDIPTSRMSSAQEEEEREVMEEEHTGAEEREEVGMDTGEVDSLQYEELTHRC; from the exons GAGCCCAGCACCAAACGCAGTAAACTTGTATCCAGGGTGACGTCTCTGGCCAGCCTGCTGCCTCCCGTCAAGACTGCGCCGCTGAAAAGGATTGGACAAACTCTGCAG cgCTCCATCAGTTTTCGTAATGTGAGTCAGATGGAGAGAGCCgcccatcctcctctctcctcctcgacAATGAAGACACGTGTTATCTCAGCGACGGTTTCCaacccttcctcctcctcatctgtgACTGCGACACGGGTTTCTACGGCAACAGCCCCAGCTGCCAAGCGCCGTGACAGCAAGCTCTGGAGCGAGACGTTTGACGTCCGACTGGGAGCAACGCAACCTCTGAGCCCAAAAGAGATAAAACGACAAGAG gctATATTTGAGTTGGCTCAGGGTGAGCAGGACTTGGTGGAGGATCTGAAGTTGGCTAAgaag gCCTACCATGATCCAATGCTGAAGCTGTCAATCATGACTGAACAGGAGCTGAACCAGATCTTTGGTACTCTGGACTCACTGATACCTCTGCATGAAG ATCTACTGAGCCACCTCCGAGATGCCAGAAAACCTGACGGGTCCACAGAACATGTGGGACACATTCTGGCTGACTGG CTGCCCTGTCTCTCTTCCTACACTCCATACTGCAGTAACCAGGTGAAGGCCAAGGCCTTGTTGGACCAGAAGAAGCAGGATCGACGGGTCCAGGACTTCCTGCAGCGCTGTCGTCAGTCACCTTTTAGCAGAAAGTTGGACCTGTGGAACTTTCTGGACATCCCCCGCAGCCGACTGGTGAAATACCCACTGTTGCTCAGGGAGATCCTGAAGCACACGCCCAATGACCATCCGGACCGGCAGCACCTGGATGAGGCG ATGCTCATggttcagagtgtggtggcaGACATCAACAGGCGGACGGGGGAGTCTGAGTGTCAGTACTACAAGGACCGTCTGTTGTACTCGGAGGACGGGCAGAGGGACGAACTCATTGACCGGTCCAAAACTCTCAGCTGCCATGGAGAACTGAAGAACAACAGAGGACTC AAGCTCCACGTGTTTCTCTTCCAGGACGTCCTGGTTATCACCAGGTCCATCTCTCTCAATGACCAGCCAGTCAGTTATCAGCTCTGCCGCCAGCCAATCCCCATCCGGCAGCTGGACTTGGAGGACCTATTAGACGGAGAGATGAGAGTGGGCGGGTCCATCAGAGGAGCCTTCAGTAACAACGAGCGGA CAAAGAACTTCTTCCGGGTTTCGCACCGTGCTGGAGGTCAGCTGCAGAGCCACTGCTTCCAGGCCAGTGACGCCTTCAACAAACAGCAATGGATCAACTGCATCAGACAAGCCAAGGAAGCCGCAGCACTGACAGGAGACCAGCCACCAGAGATGGGACAATGTCTGGAGACGGGGCTGGGTGGACAGATAGGGTCGCTTAGTGAAACGGTTTGTCTGACTTTGTGCCGTGATTCAGGGCTTGAGGATGAAAAAGTGATGTGGGGGGAGATGGAAACAGGGCTGTGTTTGGAAGGAGACGGAGGtgtgagcagagagaaagatgtcGGCTTGGGTAAAGAGGCGGCTAGGGTGATGGAGACAGGTTTGGGTGTGGACGATGGGATGGGATTAGATGGAGAAACAGGGTTGGACGGTGAGACAAAGCAGACGATtagtgagacagagacaggtgtggAGATGCAGACAGGGCAGGGTGTATGTGGGGAGATGGAGGCAGAACCTGGAGCCATagatggaggaggagataaaGAGACTCTCAGCGGAGGTGATAATGACATTCCCACCTCCCGTATGTCCTCTGctcaagaggaggaggagagggaggtgatggaggaggagcatACAGGAgctgaggagagggaagaggtTGGTATGGACACCGGTGAGGTTGACTCACTCCAGTACGAGGAGCTGACCCACAGGTGCTGA